Proteins encoded in a region of the Benincasa hispida cultivar B227 chromosome 2, ASM972705v1, whole genome shotgun sequence genome:
- the LOC120070675 gene encoding CRAL-TRIO domain-containing protein C3H8.02: MAVRLSLTLRHPLLPSSYPIPVRATQFRRFAVQNCVSDSDHSRKLVLEVKEKLEREHSNLPLGRNGRDDEEMILWFLKDRKFSVEDAVAKLTKAINWRQEFGVDELSEYSVKGMAETGKAYIHEFLDVNDRPVLIVVASKHLPAVHDPVEDEKLCVFYVEKALNKLPPGKEEILGIIDLRGFRTENADLRFLTFLFDVFYFYYPKRLGQVLFVEAPSVFRPLWQLTKPLLKSYASLVRFCSVDTIRKEYFTEATLPAIFED, translated from the exons ATGGCGGTGCGTCTCAGCCTCACTCTACGCCACCCGCTTCTCCCCTCAAGTTATCCAATTCCAGTCAGAGCTACTCAATTCCGCAGATTCGCTGTTCAGAATTGCGTCTCCGACTCCGATCACTCGCGCAAG CTTGTCTTGGAAGTGAAGGAGAAACTCGAAAGAGAACATTCTAATCTTCCTCTAGGTCGGAATGGAAGGGACGATGAAGAGATGATCCTCTGGTTTCTGAAGGACCGAAAGTTTTCTGTTGAAGATGCGGTTGCAAAATTAACGAAAGCTATT AACTGGCGTCAGGAATTTGGAGTAGATGAACTGTCTGAATATTCAGTAAAAGGAATGGCTGAAACTGGGAAGGCATACATCCACGAGTTTCTTGATGTCAATGACCGGCCAGTACTCATAGTTGTGGCTTCCAAGCATTTACCTGCA GTCCATGATCCTGTTGAGGACGAGAAATTGTGTGTGTTCTATGTAGAGAAGGCACTGAACAAGCTTCCACCTGGAAAAGAAGAAATACTTGGAATAATTGATCTGCGAGGTTTTCGTACTGAGAATGCGGATCTTAGGTTCTTGACATTTTTG TTTGATGTGTTCTACTTCTACTATCCAAAACGGCTAGGTCAAGTCCTCTTTGTGGAAGCTCCATCTGTGTTCAGACCATTATGGCAACTTACCAAGCCATTACTAAAATCATATGCCTCTCTG gtGAGGTTTTGTTCCGTAGATACAATCAGGAAGGAATATTTTACTGAAGCTACACTGCCTGCCATCTTTGAAGACTGA